Proteins from a genomic interval of Kitasatospora kifunensis:
- the sbnA gene encoding 2,3-diaminopropionate biosynthesis protein SbnA, translating into MSTIEGQAGAAAADEPSVGVLGTIGATPLVELTRLDPSSPFRSYAKLEAHNPGGSIKDRSALQMLRERIRDGRLVPGRSVVVESSSGNLGIGLAQVCGYFGIRFICVADPRTNRQNLAIMRALGAEVQVVEETDPATGEYLPVRIRRVHELLARIEHAYWPDQYSNALNPQAHHATMREIVEGVPGGLDYLFCATSSCGTLRGCVEYVRAHQLPVKIVAVDAEGSVIFGNAPGPRLIPGHGAAVRPTLYGADLADTVVHVADLDCVVNCRRLAAREAILAGGSSGAVVAALHGMRERIPPGATCALILPDRGERYLETIYSDDWVTTHFGDVSHLWKDRTTTMEGTTC; encoded by the coding sequence ATGAGCACCATCGAGGGCCAAGCAGGCGCGGCAGCAGCTGACGAGCCGTCAGTTGGCGTACTCGGCACCATCGGTGCGACCCCACTGGTCGAGCTGACCAGACTCGACCCGTCGAGCCCGTTCCGCAGCTACGCCAAGCTGGAGGCCCACAACCCCGGCGGGAGCATCAAGGACCGCTCCGCGCTGCAGATGCTGCGCGAGCGGATCCGGGACGGACGCCTGGTCCCCGGGCGCTCCGTGGTGGTCGAGTCCAGCTCGGGCAACCTGGGCATCGGCCTGGCCCAGGTCTGCGGGTACTTCGGGATCCGCTTCATCTGCGTGGCCGACCCGCGGACCAACCGGCAGAACCTGGCGATCATGCGGGCACTGGGCGCCGAGGTCCAGGTGGTCGAGGAGACCGATCCGGCGACCGGCGAGTACCTGCCGGTGCGGATCCGGCGGGTGCACGAGCTGCTCGCCCGGATCGAGCACGCCTACTGGCCGGACCAGTACTCCAACGCCCTCAACCCGCAGGCCCATCACGCCACCATGCGCGAGATCGTCGAAGGCGTCCCGGGCGGGCTCGACTACCTTTTCTGTGCGACCAGTTCGTGCGGCACACTGCGCGGCTGCGTGGAGTACGTGCGTGCCCACCAACTGCCGGTGAAGATCGTGGCCGTGGACGCCGAGGGCAGCGTCATCTTCGGCAACGCCCCCGGGCCGCGGCTGATCCCCGGCCACGGCGCCGCCGTGCGGCCGACGCTGTACGGCGCCGACCTCGCGGACACCGTGGTGCACGTCGCCGACCTCGACTGCGTGGTCAACTGCCGCCGGCTCGCCGCCCGCGAGGCGATCCTGGCCGGCGGCTCCTCCGGCGCCGTGGTGGCCGCCCTGCACGGCATGCGCGAGCGGATCCCGCCTGGCGCCACCTGCGCGCTCATCCTGCCCGATCGGGGTGAGCGCTACCTCGAAACCATCTACAGTGACGACTGGGTCACGACGCACTTCGGCGACGTGTCCCACCTGTGGAAGGACCGGACGACCACGATGGAGGGGACGACATGCTGA
- a CDS encoding non-ribosomal peptide synthetase, translating to MDSVDSLGAEHGRPADGRATSLAQQRLWFLDQLRPGQLGYLLPMALRIRGELDVPALTGALAAVIERHQVLRTCYAVADGEVVQHVVSGVEFALERHDLSELAPIEREERERELIERELRRRFDLAQAPHLRATLVRLAWREQLLIVLVHHIAFDGPSWTVLCAELSAAYGERTGGAPAELAPLAMQYADFAQWQREQLTGPRLARQLDYWREQLAGLAPLELPTDRPRQQVADGAGDVVRFEIPAATMAAVDQLARRHRATRFMVVLAAFQALLGRYTGQRDLAVGTPVAARTRKEAEGLIGVFVNTVPLRADLSGSPSFATLLERVRGTALDAFSHAELPFELLAAELTGQRDPAANSLFQTSFSLRTSAAAAATLPGLEVEQVRTTLVGTPFDLSLDTDVLPDGRLNARLQYATALFDRSTVRRLADAFRLLLDGVLADPELPLERLALLPGSEPDQEPSAESAAGLERWSARLAGLAPLELPTDRRRPAQPHWRGARVALRTSPELGTAVDELAEQTGSTPFMVLLAGCYLLLSRYSGQRDLAVCTSAPGRAHPGTGRLLGAFANTLVLRGDLSGTPSFVALLERVRATVLEAFQDAEAPFERLAARLAPAANAANTTARANTTGTANSTGTANATGTANSSGTAPALARVRFELRPPTAAPLDAEQVELGNSELVLTVQQLSDGALEYGFAYATALFDRATIERFAGHYERLLVEILLDPDRPLDQLTMLWPDEQRSLTRGWHDTTVLAPEQCLPELITEQAARTPAATAVVFGDERLSYAELDARAARLARHLRAVGVRAETPVAIMLRRDADLVTALLAVHRAGGVYVPIDPAHPARRRAHLLRDSGAMVLVSQSWIRAELAADGDLRSLVGDGQPAESGVQQLGGECEPADGGLQLVLLDEDRAAIATRATGPLPPVDPAAGAYLVYTSGSTGQPKGVLISHEAIRNRVLWTVRTHGLVPSDRVLQKTTVGFDAAMWEFLAPLVCGAAVVVAGEGVPRDPAAMVRAVAEHGVTVLQVVPSVLRSLVQERQLRYCTQLRLVFSAGEPLPAELCERLLAQVAVTLVNTYGPTECAIDVTSHRYTGGGDAEGGGIVPIGTPLDNTRILVLDPDGVLCPIGVPGELCVAGVGLARGYVGRGELTAERFVPNPYPMRPGERLYRTGDLVRRRADGTLEYLGRLDRQVKLRGVRIEPSEIEAVLCEHPQVAAAAVGVYGEAQLVAHVVSLADAPWEPEEVREYLAERLPQALVPAVLRPLSALPLTASGKVDRAALPGLEGLQTRESVGPRNQVEATTAAVFADLLSRDQVGVHDDFFELGGHSLLVTRLVFRLKAAFGVVVPVTEVFTRRTVAALAELLAAPAVPQPKDGLGAVVPVPRSGPLPLSSAQRRMWFLDQLEPGSVEYLLPVLLRLRGPLDSAALGQALDDLVARHEVLRTRYLAPDGVPVQVIDPPAALGTIPVDLTALPGDEAAERAEELLRAEAARPFALDREHPLHALLVRVAADEHLLSLTFHHIAMDGWSVELLGRDLGALYRARTVGGTLPPRPPVQYADFAAWQERWSAGEQPAAQLAYWREHLADLTPLELPTDRPRPANRDPRGELLALEVPADLAAAVTELARSRAVTPFVVLLTVFEVLLARYTGRTDISVGTPVAGRSRPEVEEVVGSFINTVILRADLGGDPRFDSLLDQVRQDVVAAYSHQDLPFDRLVDELQPQRDPSRNPLFQVMFDLQQAQSSEPRLDGLDATSVRAPWHTAKFDLTLSLGRRADGSLRGLFEYATALFDRATVERLAGHYLRLLRSAVEAPQAPLSRLVMLTEPERHQLVDVWNPPAATETATCVPELFERRAAATPDAEAVTFGAQSLSYAELDQRANRLAHHLRELGVVRESRVAVCLQRGLDVVVALLAVLKAGGCYVPIDPEHPGERLAFMLADADAALVVTADRFAGRLAGAGRALVRVDGGAELIAGRPATAVAGRVDPESLAYMIYTSGSTGQPKGVLIEHASYAHHCRVIAEAYDIRPTDRVVLLSALTFDVAMDQIAATLLAGASVLVADPLFWSPTELPDRVAEHGITIMEITPAYYREVLQHLRRKDPRLRGLRLMNVGSDIVTVDDARGWLATGLPGRFLCNYGPTEATVTCVLHPVPADPAGRGQAALPIGRPVPGTRAYVLDRDGELAPVGVPGELHLAGLRLARGYHGRPGLTAERFVPDPFGDRPGARLYRTGDLVRYLADGTIEFLGRIDQQVKLRGFRIELGEIEAVLARHAEIRAVAVAVREVLPGDRRLVAYVVPQGEQAIDTAELRAYTGERLPDYMIPSHWVPLAELPLTASKKVDRKALPAPQAEDTARPYTPPRDATEQIIAEVWAELLGVERVSVHDDVFLLGAHSLLVTRVLARLRTVFGVAIPLRRLFEATTAAGLAEVVREAIEDEIAQLSDDEVAALLSEESGR from the coding sequence GTGGACAGCGTTGACAGCCTTGGGGCCGAGCACGGTCGTCCGGCCGACGGCCGGGCGACGTCGCTCGCGCAGCAGCGGTTGTGGTTCCTGGACCAGCTGCGGCCCGGCCAGCTCGGTTACCTGCTCCCCATGGCGCTGCGGATCCGCGGCGAGCTGGACGTCCCCGCGCTGACCGGAGCACTGGCCGCGGTGATCGAACGGCACCAGGTGCTGCGCACCTGCTACGCGGTCGCCGATGGCGAGGTGGTCCAGCACGTGGTGTCGGGCGTCGAGTTCGCGTTGGAGCGGCACGACCTCAGCGAGCTGGCGCCGATCGAGCGGGAGGAGCGCGAGCGGGAGCTGATCGAGCGGGAGCTGCGTCGCCGCTTCGACCTGGCCCAGGCCCCGCACCTGCGCGCCACGCTGGTACGGCTGGCGTGGCGGGAGCAGCTGCTGATCGTCCTGGTGCACCATATCGCCTTTGACGGACCGTCATGGACGGTTCTCTGCGCCGAACTGAGCGCCGCCTACGGCGAGCGCACCGGCGGCGCGCCTGCCGAACTCGCGCCGCTGGCGATGCAGTACGCCGACTTCGCCCAGTGGCAGCGCGAGCAGCTGACCGGGCCGCGACTGGCCAGGCAACTCGACTACTGGCGAGAGCAGTTGGCTGGCCTGGCTCCGCTGGAGCTGCCCACCGATCGCCCCCGCCAGCAGGTCGCGGACGGTGCGGGCGACGTGGTGCGCTTCGAGATTCCGGCCGCGACCATGGCCGCGGTCGACCAGCTCGCCCGCCGCCACCGGGCCACCAGGTTCATGGTGGTGCTCGCGGCGTTCCAGGCCCTGCTCGGCCGCTACACCGGGCAGCGGGACCTGGCGGTCGGCACTCCGGTGGCGGCCCGCACCCGCAAGGAGGCCGAGGGGCTGATCGGCGTCTTCGTCAACACCGTCCCGCTGCGCGCCGATCTGTCGGGCTCGCCTTCGTTCGCCACCCTGCTGGAGCGGGTGCGCGGCACCGCCCTGGACGCCTTCAGCCATGCCGAGCTGCCGTTCGAGCTGCTGGCCGCGGAGTTGACCGGGCAGCGCGACCCGGCCGCCAACTCGCTCTTCCAGACCTCGTTCTCGCTGCGGACCTCCGCCGCGGCCGCGGCGACGCTGCCCGGGCTCGAGGTGGAGCAGGTGCGCACCACGCTGGTCGGCACCCCCTTCGACCTCTCGCTCGACACCGACGTGCTGCCCGACGGTCGGCTCAACGCCCGCCTGCAGTACGCCACCGCGCTCTTCGACCGGAGCACCGTGCGGCGCCTGGCGGACGCCTTCCGGCTGCTGCTGGACGGCGTGCTGGCCGACCCCGAACTGCCCCTGGAGCGGCTGGCACTGCTGCCGGGGTCCGAGCCGGACCAGGAGCCGTCAGCGGAGTCCGCCGCCGGCCTGGAGCGCTGGAGCGCCCGCCTGGCCGGGCTCGCCCCGCTGGAATTGCCCACCGACCGGCGGCGACCCGCGCAGCCGCACTGGCGCGGGGCGCGGGTGGCGCTGCGGACCTCGCCGGAACTCGGGACAGCGGTCGACGAGTTGGCCGAACAGACCGGAAGCACGCCGTTCATGGTGCTGCTGGCCGGCTGCTACCTGCTGCTCAGCCGTTACAGCGGGCAGCGGGACCTGGCGGTCTGCACCTCGGCGCCGGGCCGGGCGCACCCCGGCACCGGGCGGCTGCTCGGCGCCTTCGCCAACACCCTGGTGCTGCGCGGCGATCTGTCGGGTACGCCGTCCTTTGTGGCACTGCTGGAGCGGGTGCGCGCGACGGTGTTGGAGGCCTTCCAGGACGCCGAGGCGCCCTTCGAGCGGCTCGCCGCTCGGCTCGCACCTGCCGCGAACGCGGCGAACACCACGGCCAGGGCGAACACCACGGGCACGGCGAACAGCACAGGCACGGCGAACGCCACGGGCACGGCGAACAGCAGCGGCACGGCCCCGGCGCTGGCCCGGGTGCGGTTCGAGCTGCGGCCGCCCACCGCCGCGCCACTGGATGCCGAGCAGGTCGAACTCGGCAACTCGGAGCTCGTGCTGACGGTCCAGCAGCTGTCGGACGGCGCGCTGGAGTACGGATTCGCCTACGCCACCGCACTGTTCGACCGGGCCACCATCGAGCGGTTCGCCGGGCACTACGAGCGGCTGCTGGTGGAGATCCTGCTCGATCCCGACCGTCCGCTCGACCAGCTGACCATGCTCTGGCCGGACGAGCAGCGCAGCCTGACCCGAGGCTGGCACGACACCACCGTCCTCGCCCCGGAGCAGTGCCTGCCCGAGCTGATCACCGAGCAGGCCGCCCGCACCCCTGCGGCGACCGCCGTCGTCTTCGGCGACGAGCGCTTGAGCTACGCCGAACTCGACGCCAGGGCTGCCAGGTTGGCCCGACACCTGCGTGCGGTTGGGGTGCGGGCCGAGACCCCGGTGGCGATCATGCTGCGCCGGGACGCCGACCTGGTCACCGCGCTGCTGGCGGTCCACCGGGCGGGCGGGGTGTACGTACCGATCGACCCCGCGCACCCGGCGCGCCGGCGCGCGCATCTCCTGCGTGACAGCGGTGCCATGGTGCTGGTCAGCCAGTCCTGGATCCGGGCGGAGCTGGCAGCGGACGGCGACCTTCGGTCGCTGGTCGGCGATGGCCAACCGGCCGAGAGCGGAGTCCAGCAACTGGGCGGCGAATGCGAACCGGCAGACGGCGGCCTCCAGCTGGTGCTGCTGGACGAGGACCGGGCGGCGATCGCGACGCGCGCCACCGGCCCGCTGCCGCCCGTCGACCCGGCGGCCGGCGCCTACCTCGTCTACACCTCCGGCTCCACCGGGCAGCCCAAGGGCGTGCTGATCAGCCATGAGGCGATCCGCAACCGCGTGCTGTGGACGGTGCGCACCCACGGCCTGGTCCCCTCGGACCGGGTGCTGCAGAAGACCACCGTCGGTTTCGACGCCGCGATGTGGGAGTTCCTGGCGCCGCTGGTCTGCGGTGCGGCGGTCGTGGTGGCGGGGGAGGGGGTGCCGCGCGACCCGGCGGCGATGGTGCGCGCGGTGGCCGAGCACGGCGTCACGGTGCTGCAGGTGGTCCCCTCGGTGCTGCGCTCGCTGGTCCAGGAGCGGCAGTTGCGCTACTGCACTCAGCTGCGCCTGGTCTTCAGCGCCGGCGAACCGCTGCCCGCCGAGCTGTGCGAGCGGTTGCTGGCCCAGGTGGCGGTGACGCTCGTCAACACCTACGGCCCCACCGAGTGCGCCATCGACGTGACCTCGCACCGCTACACCGGCGGCGGGGACGCGGAGGGCGGCGGGATCGTGCCGATCGGAACGCCGCTGGACAACACCAGGATCCTGGTGCTGGACCCCGACGGTGTGCTCTGTCCGATCGGTGTGCCGGGTGAACTCTGCGTCGCGGGCGTCGGGTTGGCCCGGGGCTACGTCGGGCGCGGCGAGCTGACGGCCGAGCGCTTCGTGCCGAACCCCTACCCGATGCGGCCCGGCGAGCGGCTGTATCGCACCGGGGATCTGGTGCGCCGGCGTGCCGACGGCACCCTGGAGTACCTCGGCCGGCTGGACCGCCAGGTCAAGCTGCGCGGGGTGCGGATCGAGCCCAGCGAGATCGAGGCCGTGCTCTGCGAGCACCCGCAGGTCGCGGCGGCCGCCGTCGGGGTCTACGGGGAAGCGCAGTTGGTGGCCCATGTGGTCTCGCTCGCCGATGCGCCCTGGGAGCCGGAGGAGGTGCGGGAGTACCTGGCCGAGCGGTTGCCGCAGGCGCTGGTCCCCGCCGTGCTGCGGCCGCTGTCCGCGCTGCCACTGACCGCCAGCGGCAAGGTGGACCGCGCGGCGCTGCCCGGCCTGGAGGGCCTTCAGACGCGCGAGAGCGTCGGGCCGCGCAACCAGGTCGAGGCCACCACGGCGGCCGTCTTCGCCGACCTGCTCTCCCGCGATCAGGTCGGGGTCCACGACGACTTCTTCGAACTCGGCGGCCACTCCCTGCTGGTGACCCGGCTGGTGTTCCGGCTGAAGGCGGCCTTCGGGGTGGTGGTGCCGGTCACCGAGGTGTTCACGCGGCGCACCGTGGCCGCTCTGGCCGAGCTGCTGGCGGCCCCGGCCGTGCCGCAGCCGAAGGACGGGCTGGGCGCGGTCGTCCCCGTGCCGCGGAGCGGGCCGCTGCCGCTCTCCTCGGCCCAGCGTCGGATGTGGTTCCTGGACCAGCTGGAGCCGGGCAGCGTCGAGTACCTGTTGCCCGTGCTGCTGCGGTTGCGCGGGCCGCTGGACTCGGCCGCGCTCGGCCAGGCGCTGGACGACCTGGTGGCGCGCCACGAGGTGCTGCGCACCCGCTACTTGGCGCCCGACGGCGTACCGGTGCAGGTCATCGACCCGCCCGCGGCTCTCGGCACCATCCCGGTGGATCTGACGGCGCTGCCCGGCGATGAGGCCGCCGAGCGCGCCGAGGAGCTGCTCCGGGCCGAGGCGGCCCGCCCGTTCGCGCTCGACCGGGAGCATCCGCTGCACGCCCTGCTGGTGCGGGTGGCCGCGGACGAGCACCTGCTCAGTCTGACCTTCCATCACATCGCCATGGACGGCTGGTCGGTGGAGCTCCTCGGCCGCGATCTGGGCGCGCTCTACCGGGCCCGGACGGTGGGCGGCACCCTGCCGCCACGGCCACCGGTGCAGTACGCCGACTTCGCCGCCTGGCAGGAACGCTGGTCGGCCGGCGAACAGCCGGCTGCCCAGCTGGCCTACTGGCGCGAGCACTTGGCCGACCTCACCCCGCTGGAGCTGCCCACCGACCGGCCCCGCCCGGCCAACCGCGACCCGCGCGGCGAGCTGCTCGCGCTGGAGGTGCCGGCCGATCTCGCCGCCGCGGTCACCGAGTTGGCCCGCAGTCGCGCGGTGACGCCGTTCGTGGTCCTGCTGACCGTCTTCGAGGTGCTGCTGGCCCGCTACACCGGCCGGACGGACATCTCGGTGGGCACCCCGGTGGCCGGGCGCAGCCGACCCGAGGTCGAGGAGGTGGTCGGCTCGTTCATCAACACCGTGATCCTGCGGGCCGACCTCGGCGGCGACCCGCGGTTCGACTCCCTGCTCGACCAGGTGCGCCAGGACGTGGTGGCCGCCTACAGCCACCAGGACCTGCCCTTCGACCGCCTGGTGGACGAACTGCAGCCGCAGCGCGACCCCTCGCGCAATCCGCTGTTCCAGGTGATGTTCGACCTCCAGCAGGCGCAGAGCAGCGAGCCGCGACTGGACGGCCTCGACGCCACGAGCGTCCGCGCGCCCTGGCACACCGCGAAGTTCGACCTCACCCTCTCGCTCGGCCGCCGGGCCGACGGCAGCCTGCGCGGCCTGTTCGAGTACGCCACCGCACTCTTCGACCGCGCCACCGTCGAGCGGTTGGCCGGCCACTACCTGCGCCTGCTGCGCAGCGCCGTCGAGGCACCGCAGGCACCGCTGAGTCGGCTGGTCATGCTCACCGAGCCCGAGCGGCACCAGCTGGTGGACGTGTGGAACCCGCCCGCCGCCACTGAGACCGCCACCTGCGTACCGGAGTTGTTCGAGCGTCGGGCCGCCGCCACGCCGGATGCCGAGGCGGTGACCTTCGGCGCGCAGAGCCTGAGCTATGCCGAGCTGGACCAGCGCGCCAACCGCCTCGCGCACCACCTGCGCGAACTCGGCGTGGTCCGCGAGAGCCGGGTCGCGGTCTGCCTGCAGCGTGGTCTTGACGTGGTGGTGGCGCTGCTGGCGGTCCTCAAGGCCGGCGGTTGCTATGTGCCGATCGACCCCGAACACCCGGGCGAGCGGCTGGCGTTCATGCTCGCCGACGCGGACGCGGCGCTCGTCGTGACCGCGGATCGGTTCGCCGGGCGGCTGGCCGGCGCGGGCCGCGCGTTGGTGCGGGTGGACGGCGGCGCCGAGCTGATCGCGGGCCGCCCGGCCACCGCCGTGGCCGGGCGGGTGGACCCCGAGAGCCTCGCGTACATGATCTACACCTCGGGCTCCACCGGGCAGCCCAAGGGCGTGCTGATCGAGCACGCCTCCTACGCCCACCACTGCCGGGTGATCGCCGAGGCGTACGACATCCGGCCCACGGACCGGGTGGTGCTGCTCTCGGCGCTGACCTTCGACGTGGCGATGGACCAGATCGCCGCCACCCTGCTGGCCGGGGCGAGCGTGCTGGTGGCCGACCCGCTCTTCTGGAGCCCGACGGAGTTGCCGGACCGGGTCGCCGAGCACGGGATCACCATCATGGAGATCACGCCCGCCTACTACCGTGAGGTGCTGCAGCACCTGCGCCGCAAGGACCCACGGCTGCGCGGACTGCGGCTGATGAACGTCGGCAGCGACATCGTCACCGTGGACGACGCACGCGGCTGGCTGGCCACCGGACTGCCGGGCCGCTTCCTGTGCAACTACGGGCCCACCGAGGCCACCGTCACCTGCGTCCTGCACCCCGTGCCCGCGGACCCCGCAGGCCGCGGTCAGGCCGCGCTGCCGATCGGCCGTCCGGTGCCCGGCACCCGTGCCTATGTGCTGGACCGCGACGGTGAGTTGGCGCCCGTCGGGGTGCCCGGCGAGCTGCACCTGGCGGGCCTGCGACTGGCTCGCGGCTACCACGGCAGGCCTGGGTTGACCGCCGAGAGGTTCGTCCCCGACCCGTTCGGCGACCGGCCGGGAGCACGGCTGTACCGCACCGGCGACCTGGTCAGGTACCTGGCCGACGGGACGATCGAGTTCCTCGGCCGGATCGACCAGCAGGTGAAGCTGCGCGGCTTCAGGATCGAACTCGGCGAGATCGAGGCGGTGTTGGCCCGGCACGCCGAGATACGGGCGGTGGCCGTCGCGGTGCGTGAGGTGCTGCCGGGGGACCGCCGACTGGTGGCCTATGTCGTGCCCCAGGGCGAACAGGCCATCGATACGGCGGAGTTGCGTGCTTACACCGGCGAACGACTGCCCGACTACATGATTCCCTCGCACTGGGTCCCACTCGCCGAACTGCCGCTCACCGCCAGCAAGAAGGTCGACCGCAAGGCACTTCCCGCCCCGCAGGCTGAGGACACCGCCCGCCCCTACACCCCGCCCAGGGATGCGACCGAGCAGATCATCGCCGAGGTGTGGGCCGAACTCCTGGGCGTGGAGCGGGTCTCGGTCCATGACGACGTCTTCCTGCTGGGCGCTCACTCGCTCCTGGTCACCCGGGTGCTGGCGCGGCTGCGCACCGTCTTCGGGGTGGCCATCCCACTGCGCCGGCTCTTCGAGGCGACCACGGCGGCAGGCCTCGCCGAGGTGGTCCGCGAGGCCATCGAGGACGAGATCGCCCAGCTCTCCGACGACGAGGTCGCCGCCCTGCTCTCCGAGGAGAGCGGCCGATGA
- a CDS encoding trypsin-like serine peptidase — protein sequence MPLTYSRTNGHHNGNRSRALPRTLAAAGALLLSATTAAVLLPTAALAAEPEPITTHSGAATAQERSRIDTYWTATRMKLAGAMVPEITPVPADDNTPDDPQPLPANTLDPGAVWTHGGAVDKSVGRLFFTFSDGYDGSCTATVVNSANRSTIISAAHCLRAVGTPADDRTWNHNLYFVPGYRNGTKPLGGFSINNVATSSRWDADPSKTTSADVAVAGFDTGILVANPSAEGRRIADVTGSQRIAFTKPAKDEFIHTFGYPKDRLNDPSAKYAGSRMIHCAGPAQPGPKAPLLWGEPCDMGHGASGGPHLAQFDTRTGVGTVVGVTTTSEDLAGGPTNTLYATRLGDSAHRLYDWAQTRVA from the coding sequence ATGCCCCTTACCTACAGCCGAACCAACGGTCACCACAACGGGAACCGCAGCCGAGCCCTCCCCCGCACGCTCGCCGCTGCGGGAGCCCTCCTGCTAAGTGCGACCACGGCGGCCGTGCTGCTGCCGACCGCGGCCCTCGCCGCGGAACCGGAGCCCATCACCACGCATTCCGGCGCCGCAACCGCACAGGAACGCAGCCGGATCGACACCTACTGGACCGCCACCCGGATGAAGCTGGCGGGCGCCATGGTCCCCGAGATCACCCCGGTGCCCGCGGACGACAACACGCCTGACGATCCGCAACCGCTTCCCGCGAACACGCTGGATCCTGGGGCTGTCTGGACGCACGGCGGAGCGGTGGACAAGAGCGTCGGCCGTCTCTTCTTCACCTTCTCCGACGGCTACGACGGCAGTTGCACCGCAACGGTCGTCAACAGCGCGAACCGCAGCACCATCATCTCGGCAGCGCACTGCCTGAGGGCCGTCGGGACTCCCGCTGACGACCGCACGTGGAACCACAACCTCTACTTCGTGCCCGGCTACCGCAACGGAACGAAGCCGCTCGGCGGCTTCAGCATCAACAACGTGGCCACCTCCTCCCGTTGGGACGCCGATCCGAGCAAGACGACCTCGGCCGATGTCGCTGTCGCCGGCTTCGACACGGGAATCCTCGTGGCGAACCCGTCAGCCGAGGGGCGACGGATCGCGGACGTCACCGGAAGCCAGCGGATCGCGTTCACCAAGCCCGCCAAGGACGAGTTCATCCACACCTTCGGGTACCCGAAGGACCGACTCAACGACCCCAGTGCCAAATACGCCGGATCGCGCATGATCCACTGCGCCGGACCGGCCCAGCCCGGCCCCAAGGCGCCCCTCCTGTGGGGGGAGCCCTGCGACATGGGACACGGTGCGAGCGGCGGTCCCCACCTCGCACAGTTCGACACCCGGACCGGCGTCGGAACCGTCGTCGGCGTCACCACCACCAGCGAGGACCTCGCGGGCGGGCCGACCAACACGCTCTACGCCACCCGCCTTGGCGACAGCGCCCACCGCCTCTACGACTGGGCGCAGACGCGCGTGGCCTGA
- the sbnB gene encoding 2,3-diaminopropionate biosynthesis protein SbnB, which produces MLILGAGQVRQVLDGAEREVVDAVRRAYQLHAHGRSELPHSVFLRFPQDARNRIIGLPAYLGQDSPVAGIKWISSFPGNLAQGLERASAALLLNSMSTGHPEALLEASVISARRTAASAALAAATIAPQAPQTGVSLIGCGVINFQVLSFLCTLLPELGAVTLFDLDRARAQSFAQRCAARWPELKVSVAEGAEEALAAHKLVGLATTAGTPYLNVDSCRPGTLLLHLSLRDLYPETILGSVNIVDDADHVCREATSLHLAEQQVGHRDFIATSIGEILNSGADYRRSESELTVFSPFGLGVLDLAVADLVRRAAERLDLGTLLTDFLPDGAQ; this is translated from the coding sequence ATGCTGATCCTGGGAGCCGGCCAGGTCCGCCAGGTGCTCGACGGCGCCGAGCGCGAGGTGGTGGACGCGGTACGCCGCGCCTACCAGTTGCACGCGCACGGGCGCAGCGAGCTCCCGCACTCGGTCTTCCTGCGCTTTCCGCAGGACGCCCGCAACCGGATCATCGGGCTGCCGGCCTATCTGGGGCAGGACAGCCCGGTGGCGGGGATCAAATGGATCTCCTCCTTCCCCGGCAACCTGGCCCAGGGCCTGGAGCGCGCCTCCGCGGCTCTGCTGCTCAACTCGATGAGCACCGGGCACCCGGAGGCCCTGCTGGAGGCCTCGGTGATCTCGGCGCGCCGCACCGCCGCCAGCGCCGCCCTGGCGGCCGCCACCATCGCCCCGCAGGCGCCGCAGACCGGGGTGTCGCTGATCGGCTGCGGCGTGATCAACTTCCAGGTGCTGAGCTTCCTGTGCACCCTGCTGCCCGAACTGGGCGCCGTGACGCTCTTCGACCTCGACCGGGCCAGGGCGCAGTCCTTCGCGCAGCGGTGCGCCGCGCGCTGGCCTGAGCTGAAGGTCTCGGTGGCCGAAGGGGCCGAGGAGGCGCTGGCCGCCCACAAGCTGGTCGGCCTCGCCACCACGGCCGGCACCCCGTACCTGAACGTCGACTCCTGCCGCCCGGGCACCCTGCTGCTCCACCTGTCGCTGCGCGACCTCTACCCGGAGACGATCCTGGGAAGCGTCAACATCGTGGACGACGCCGACCACGTCTGCCGCGAGGCCACCTCGCTGCACCTGGCCGAACAGCAGGTCGGCCACCGCGACTTCATCGCGACCTCGATCGGCGAGATCCTCAACAGCGGTGCTGACTACCGGCGTTCGGAGAGCGAGCTGACCGTCTTCTCGCCGTTCGGGCTGGGCGTCCTGGACCTCGCGGTGGCCGATCTGGTGCGCCGCGCCGCCGAGCGCCTGGACCTCGGCACCCTGCTCACCGACTTCCTTCCCGACGGCGCCCAGTAG